Proteins encoded by one window of Arachis ipaensis cultivar K30076 chromosome B04, Araip1.1, whole genome shotgun sequence:
- the LOC107635332 gene encoding gibberellin-regulated protein 4 — protein sequence MAKFFAAFILALIAISMLQTMVMAANGQGGHLYDNKSQYGPGSVKSYQCPSQCSRRCGKTQYHKPCMFFCQKCCRKCLCVPPGYYGNKAVCPCYNNWKTKEGGPKCP from the exons ATGGCTAAGTTCTTTGCTGCTTTCATCTTGGCTCTCATTGCCATTTCAATGCTCCAAACTATG GTCATGGCTGCTAATGGGCAAGGAGGCCATCTCTATGACAACAAG AGCCAATATGGACCTGGGAGTGTCAAGAGTTATC AATGCCCATCACAATGCTCAAGGAGGTGTGGCAAGACCCAATACCACAAGCCCTGCATGTTCTTTTGTCAGAAGTGTTGTAGGAAGTGCCTTTGTGTTCCTCCGGGGTATTATGGTAACAAAGCTGTTTGCCCTTGCTACAACAACTGGAAGACCAAGGAAGGAGGACCAAAATGCCCTTAA